The Vibrio penaeicida sequence TCTTCCGCAGCATAAGCAATGTTGTTTGCTACCGTGTCGTTAAACAAGTGAACGTGCTGAGACACGATACCAAAATGGGTGCGAAGATTCTGTAAGTCATAATCTCGTACATCATGTCCATCTAGAGAAATTGAACCTGAATCTAAATTGTAGAATCGCGTAAATAGGCTCGCTATCGTACTTTTTCCGGAACCTGAGCGGCCAACCAATGCCACTGTTTTCCCCGACGGTATATTGAAGCTGACATCTTTTAACGCGGGAGTATCTTTTGTTGGATAAGTAAAAGTGGCGTTTCGTACCTCTACATCGCCTTTCACCTTTTCTTTAACTAACTTACCTTCATCATTTTCTGTTGGCATATCCATTAAGCTAAACAACGTTTGGCAAGCCGCCATACCGCGCTGGAAGTCGGACATAACCGAAGTTAATCCACGAAGAGGTCGAAGCATACTTAACATCGCAGAAAAGACGACTGTAAACGTACCCGCGGTCAACTCTGCGCGAATAGAATCAACAGAAGCTAGGAACAACACAGTAACTAACGCAGAAGAGCCGATCATTTGTATTACAGGGCTCGAGAGTTGTGAGACCACGACCATCTTCATATTTTGCTGACGCATCGCATTGCTGACGTGATTGAATCGCTCTTCTTCTACCGGTTGACCACCGCAACTCAATACAACTTTGTGACCGTTCAACATCTGCTCCGAAGAAGAGGTGAGGTTCCCCATTTCAGTCTGCATATTTTTAGAAATTTTGCGGAATCGACGAGACACAACACCAATAGCGATCGCAACAATTGGTCCCACAACCAACAGCACTAAAGAGAGCTGCCAGCTGCTCCATACCATCAAACCGATCAGCCCTAACAAGCTTGCAGTTTCGCGGACGATATTGACCAATGCTTGACTCGTTGCCCCTGCCACTTGCTCCGTATCATAAGTAATGCGAGAAAGTAGTCGACCAGTAGACTCCCTGTCGAAAAAGGAGACTGGCATTTGCATAAAATGATTAAACACCTGCCGGCGAAGCTTCATTACCACATTATTGGAAACCCAGCTCATAAAATACGCTGACACAAACCCACTTCCGCCACGGACGATCATTAACACCAGAATGATGATCGGCATTGTGCGTAAAAACTCAGAGTCCGACTGACCAAAGCCTTCGTCTAGTAAAGGCTTAAGTAAAGAAAGCATGTATGTATCGCTGAGCGCATTAATCACCAATGCAATAATCGCGATGAAAATACCGGCTTTGTATGAGGAAATATAAGGCCATAAGCGCTTAAAGGTTTGAAAGGTCGATTGATCTATTTCTTGCGACATAAGAAAGGTCATTGTCAAAAAATTCCGCTTATTCTACTCCTTTCCTTACTATCTGCCTATACCAGCGAGGGGAATGTTCAGCTCTAGCGGTTTTAATGTCCCATTTGTCCTTGTAAATCAGGATTGATATTTGTCCTTCTTCCCCCGTATCCATCCATTTTATGCCTTTTGATTCGTACACTTTGCGGACTTGCGCCGATGGCAAATTCCATCGATTCCCTTTTGCCAACGAGGCAATTGCAATATCTGGTACAACACGGTCAACAAACAAACTCTTAGACGATGTGCTTGACCCATGGTGAGGAACGATAAGAATATCTGAAGCTAAGTGTTCGCCCTGTTGAGATAATATAAACTCGCTGATGGCATCAATGTCACCCGTTAATAATATCGATGTTTTGCCATCGCTGACCCTAATAACGCATGAATGAGGGTTATATGCTCGACGCGTTAAGCGAGGAGGCCACATCGCCTCAAAACGCAGTCCCTGCCAATACCATTGTTCCCCGCGAATACAAGGCTGATAGCCCTCAAGACTTTGGCTTGCTCTACGCCAATTCGGTTGTATTTCCGATTCAACATAACCTTTCCCACCAGCATGGTCCGCATCTAGATGGCTGAGAACAAAACCATCTAAGTATTTAATTCCTCGATTCTTAAGCACTGGGTGAATCACGCTTTTCGCGTAGCTCCCTCCTTCCCACCCCATGCCAGTGTCATACAAAATACCTTTACCATTCTTCTCAATAAGAACCGCGAGCCCATGACCCACATCCAACATATCCACACGCCATATTGGCTTGGGTTCGTGAGGAAACCGCCATAACATCGTCACAACTAAAAACATCACAGGAATGACAGAGCGAAATTGAAATGACAAAACCAATAAAGTAACCAAGGCACAAACGAAAAAAGCGTAACGAGAGGAAAGAGATAGCCAACCATATTCTCCCCATTCTAAAGACCAAATAATCGGGCTTAGTGACCAGTCCGCAACTTGCCAAAACGGATAAGCAAGATTTGGTGAAGCCGCGGTGAACAACAAAGCAAGGCTAATAAAAGGTAATGTCACCAAGCTTACTAACGGTAAAAAGACAAAGTTGTATATGGGTGAAAGAACGCTGAAGCCTGAAAATACAAAAATCGAAACTGGCGCAAGTGCGATGAGCAACCAAAATTGCATTTCAAGCAAAACACGGGCTTTTTGCCATTTATTACTTTGTTCTGAACGCCTTAGACCGATAAAGATAAAAATCACTGAAACAGCAGAGAACGAGAGCCAGAAGCTGGCTGAAAGTACAGCAAACGGATCCAATAATAAAAGAATCGAACAAACAATCAGTAGCAGACGCCAATTGCTAAAATGAGCACCCGCTAGTTTTACGGTTGTGAGAATAATACACGCGACAAGTGCACGCTGAGTCGGTATAGAGAAACCCGCTAGGCTGGCGTAGATTGAGGCAGCTATTAACCCAGCTACAATCGGTAACCACACTCTCACCGAAGGTTGTGGCAGAACAAGTGCAATAACTCGACCAAAAAACCACCCTAGTCCAAATATCAAACCAATATGCAATCCGGAAATCGCCATCAAATGAAGAAGACCACTGCTTTGTAGGTACCGCCAATCTGAATCCGTTAAACCTCGTCTGTCTCCAAAACTGAGTGCGAGCAGATATGGTGCACTTTTGAAATCGTTCACAAGATTAAAAACACGGCTGTGAAGGCTTTGTCTATACTGAGTGGTGTTGTAAAGAAGTGTCGCTTGCTTAACCACCGCTTTCCCATGCCAACGATTCGCTACGTAATGTTTTTCTTGGTCTCTGCCTGCTTCATTTAACCGACCATAAACCGGTTTGAGAGCGGCGTCTAAGGTTAAAAATTGGCCCAGCAATGGCAGCTCGCCATCAATAGACCAAATAACTCTAACGGTCGGTCGGAGCAAATATGGAATTTTCCTGCCGTTAAGTTGATGCACCACAAAAGACGCTTCATATCCATGACTTATTTGTTTAAAAAAGCTGTCAATCTGCCCAGTTATGGTACTATTCTGACCTTCAGAAAAAAGCAAACGTTGCTGGTGTTGAAATAGGCTGGAATGGACGACTACCACTATTAAACCGAGTAACATGCCTTTCAGGCAATCAGTATAAGGTCTATTCCAAACGAGCAAGCATAGGATAATTGCAGGAAAGACCCAGTAAACACTCGGCATTATTGTCCAAAGTGCGGACGAAGCAATCAATGTCGTGAAAGAAGTTAGTGTCCAGTTAGATAAGTGAGTTTTCATATCCTATGCCAAAAAAACTAATCCGACGTTTCTTGCCCGATCACGAATTAATCAAACGTCAAAAAGCCCTTAAAATCTTTGGCAACGTTCTATATAACCCAAACTTGTGGTGCCTAAATCGTCGTTCTGCCGCTGGTGCATTTGCCGTTGGTTTGTTTATGGCATTTGTTCCACTCCCTAGCCAGATGATCATGGCAGCCGGTCTTGCAATTGCTTGCGGGGTGAACCTGCCACTTTCTGTCGCTCTCGTTTGGGTCAGCAACCCTATTACCATGCCCGTTTTGTTCTACTTCGCGTATAAAGTAGGCGCAGTCGTTATGTCTGTTCCACCGCAAACCTTTCACTTTGAGCTGTCTTGGGATTTTATTGTTGCTCAAATGTCGACCATCGGTCCCCCGTTTATTCTTGGATGCGCCATCTGCGGTGTGGTCAGTGCCATGGCGGGCTACTTTGGCATACGCGGGATTTGGCGTTACTCCGTTGTCCGTAGCTGGCAAAAACGCGGAGTGCGTGTACGTTAGAAGATTTTTCTAACAATAAGTAACTGGAAGTCTAACGCTCCGAGCCGATATACAGCTAAATGTAATCACGCTGTTTCTCACAATTAGATTTAGTTACTACCATCAAAAAAGGGCTCACATTGAGCCCTTTTAAGTTCGTCACTTTCCAATTCAAATCGGGTTATTTACCACTCAGCACTTTCGCGGGGTTAGTCTGACTGGCTCTAGATGCAGGATAAAGCGTAGCGAATAGACTTAAGATAACTGCGGTGCCAGAAACCAGCGCTACGTCTTGCCAAATAATCTCGGAGGGTAAGAAGTCGATAAAATAGATATCTCCCGACAAAAATTGATGGCCAACGAGACTTTCAAGCCCTTTAATTAAAACGGTCAAATTACTCGAAACGAGCACCCCTAAAGCACTGCCAGCAAGACTTCCCGTTATTCCAGAAAACACTCCTTGCCAAACAAAAGTACGACGAATAAGCCCATCCGTCGCACCCATCGTTTTTAGAATAGCAATTTCTGAAAGCCTGTCTTTTACCGCCATCATCAAAGTAGACACGATGTTGAAACAAGCAACGCTGATCACCAATACCATTACTAGGTACATGATGGTTCTAACCAGTTGTATATCTCGGTACAAGAAGCCAAACTTTTGCTGCCAGCTTTTTAGGTACACCTTTACTTGCAGCGTGTTACCCGCTTCTCGCACAATCATTTGAGCATTAAGGACATCGGTCGTTTTAATGGAAACACCCGTAACACCTTCAGTAATATCAGAGTATTTCTGTGCATCTTCTAAAGGCAGCAATACCAGCCCATGATCGATTTGCCCCCCTAAGGACAGAAGCCCAACGATTTTCAAGCGGACACGCTTTGGAGAGCGCACTTTCAGCGAATTACTCGTTTGAGGAATCAACAAAGTAATGCTCTCACCCAGCGTTACTCCAAGATGGTCGGCAATCCCCTTTCCTAATATCACTTGATTACTGCCGGAGCGAAAATTCTGCCACGCTTCCTCCCCAATGTAGTCAGATAGATTCGACACTCGTGATTCCAATTGAGGGTCGACGCCTCTTATCTCCACTGCCTTTAGTGTTTGCCCTTTCTCCGCTAAACCAGTTAGTCGAATATAGGGGGCAGCCGCGATCACTTTTTCATGCTCTTCTGCTGTTCTCGCGACAGTTTGCCAATCTGAAATAGGGGCATTAAACCCTTCAAACTCACCATGAGGAATAACCGCAAGCACACGGTTTTCAAGTTCGCGTTCAAAACCGTTCATCGCAGATAAACCGATAAGTACAACAGCCACACCGACAGCAATACCAATCGTAGAAGACAAAGAGATAAACGAAACTAATTTGTTCCGTTGTTTAGCACGGCTAAAGCGGCTTCCAATAAGTAAGGAAAGAGAAAACATCTGGTCAGCCTCTTAGTGCGCGACGCGCATTTCATTTTCGTGAACCAGTAGCCCATCTTGCATGTGCAGCTTTCGGTCCATCTTGTCAGCAAGTTCATTGTCATGGGTAACAACAAGAAATGCCGTACCAGACTCTCGATTTAATTCACGCATAAGGTCATAAATAGCCAAAGCCGTAGTATGGTCTAGGTTACCAGTTGGTTCATCGGCAAGTACCAGTGCAGGCTCATTCACTAAAGCTCTGGCGATAGCCACTCTTTGCCGTTCGCCACCAGAAAGTTCCGCAGGTCGGTGCGCCAACCTATGTGCTAACCCTACTTTAGTGAGCAAGCTCTCTGCTTTTGATTTCGCCTGCTTTGGAGATGAACCGCCAATCATAAGAGGCATAGCGACGTTTTCAACTGCGGTAAAATCAGCTAGAAGGTGATGAAATTGATACACAAAACCAATGTGTTGATTACGCAGCTTCGCTTGCTGATTGCCCGATAACTTCTTTAGGCTTTGCTCTTGAAACGAGACTTCTCCCTCAGAAGCATCATCTAGCGCTCCCAAAACATGCAATAAAGTGCTTTTTCCAGACCCCGAAGAACCTACAATAGAGACCAGCTCTCCTGCGTCCAATGCAAAGCTCACCCCTTTCAGAACTTCGGTTTCCACACTCCCTTCGCGATAGGTTTTACAGACAGAATCACAAAGAAGTAATTTACTCATAACGAAGTGCCTCAGCAGGTTTGACGGACGAAGCCCGATAAGAAGGATACAACGTGGCAACAATACTCAATGCCACTGCAAGTATGATGATGGTGAAAACTTGCGAATAATTGATAAGAACGGGCAGTTCACCACCGACGGCAAACAAGCTCAAATTAAACGTTTCTAATACACCGTTTATGTTTGTCGCAAGCGCTATACCTAACAAGCCCCCCACCAAAGAGCCAATAATTCCGCTACTCGCCCCCTGAACAATAAAGACAGTCATTACCTGAAAATTGGATAAACCCTGCGTTTTTAGAATGGCGACTTCAGCTTGCTTCTCCATTACCACCATAATCAACGCAGAAATAATATTAAATGCCGCAACAGCAACAATAAGCCCTAGCATCAGACCCATCATATTTTTTTCCATCTTAACGGCTTGGAATAGCTCACCTCTTTGCTCGCGCCAATCGCTCCATTTCCACCCACTAGGTAATGAGAGCGAGGCATATTCAGACACGATGAACGGATCATCAAAACTCAGTCTCCAACCCGTAATCGTGTCGGAAGAATATCGAAGCAGGCGACCGGCATCATTAATATTCGCAACCATCAACTGTGCATCCACATCGGATCCCGTATTAAATACGCCGGCCACAGTAAAATTTCTTTGGCTAGGAATTCGTCCTAAAGGAGTGAATCGGCTCGCACCTGTCACCATGATCCTCACTTTATCGCCA is a genomic window containing:
- the msbA gene encoding lipid A ABC transporter ATP-binding protein/permease MsbA → MSQEIDQSTFQTFKRLWPYISSYKAGIFIAIIALVINALSDTYMLSLLKPLLDEGFGQSDSEFLRTMPIIILVLMIVRGGSGFVSAYFMSWVSNNVVMKLRRQVFNHFMQMPVSFFDRESTGRLLSRITYDTEQVAGATSQALVNIVRETASLLGLIGLMVWSSWQLSLVLLVVGPIVAIAIGVVSRRFRKISKNMQTEMGNLTSSSEQMLNGHKVVLSCGGQPVEEERFNHVSNAMRQQNMKMVVVSQLSSPVIQMIGSSALVTVLFLASVDSIRAELTAGTFTVVFSAMLSMLRPLRGLTSVMSDFQRGMAACQTLFSLMDMPTENDEGKLVKEKVKGDVEVRNATFTYPTKDTPALKDVSFNIPSGKTVALVGRSGSGKSTIASLFTRFYNLDSGSISLDGHDVRDYDLQNLRTHFGIVSQHVHLFNDTVANNIAYAAEDKFTKEQIIEAAKLAYAHEFIEALDNGYDTVIGENGTTLSGGQRQRLAIARALLRDAPVLILDEATSALDTESERAIQAALDVLQKDKTVLVIAHRLSTIENADEILVIEDGKVIERGQHDALMSEDGAYASLYYIQFSESN
- a CDS encoding DNA internalization-related competence protein ComEC/Rec2 → MKTHLSNWTLTSFTTLIASSALWTIMPSVYWVFPAIILCLLVWNRPYTDCLKGMLLGLIVVVVHSSLFQHQQRLLFSEGQNSTITGQIDSFFKQISHGYEASFVVHQLNGRKIPYLLRPTVRVIWSIDGELPLLGQFLTLDAALKPVYGRLNEAGRDQEKHYVANRWHGKAVVKQATLLYNTTQYRQSLHSRVFNLVNDFKSAPYLLALSFGDRRGLTDSDWRYLQSSGLLHLMAISGLHIGLIFGLGWFFGRVIALVLPQPSVRVWLPIVAGLIAASIYASLAGFSIPTQRALVACIILTTVKLAGAHFSNWRLLLIVCSILLLLDPFAVLSASFWLSFSAVSVIFIFIGLRRSEQSNKWQKARVLLEMQFWLLIALAPVSIFVFSGFSVLSPIYNFVFLPLVSLVTLPFISLALLFTAASPNLAYPFWQVADWSLSPIIWSLEWGEYGWLSLSSRYAFFVCALVTLLVLSFQFRSVIPVMFLVVTMLWRFPHEPKPIWRVDMLDVGHGLAVLIEKNGKGILYDTGMGWEGGSYAKSVIHPVLKNRGIKYLDGFVLSHLDADHAGGKGYVESEIQPNWRRASQSLEGYQPCIRGEQWYWQGLRFEAMWPPRLTRRAYNPHSCVIRVSDGKTSILLTGDIDAISEFILSQQGEHLASDILIVPHHGSSTSSKSLFVDRVVPDIAIASLAKGNRWNLPSAQVRKVYESKGIKWMDTGEEGQISILIYKDKWDIKTARAEHSPRWYRQIVRKGVE
- a CDS encoding DUF2062 domain-containing protein, translating into MPKKLIRRFLPDHELIKRQKALKIFGNVLYNPNLWCLNRRSAAGAFAVGLFMAFVPLPSQMIMAAGLAIACGVNLPLSVALVWVSNPITMPVLFYFAYKVGAVVMSVPPQTFHFELSWDFIVAQMSTIGPPFILGCAICGVVSAMAGYFGIRGIWRYSVVRSWQKRGVRVR
- the lolE gene encoding lipoprotein-releasing ABC transporter permease subunit LolE produces the protein MFSLSLLIGSRFSRAKQRNKLVSFISLSSTIGIAVGVAVVLIGLSAMNGFERELENRVLAVIPHGEFEGFNAPISDWQTVARTAEEHEKVIAAAPYIRLTGLAEKGQTLKAVEIRGVDPQLESRVSNLSDYIGEEAWQNFRSGSNQVILGKGIADHLGVTLGESITLLIPQTSNSLKVRSPKRVRLKIVGLLSLGGQIDHGLVLLPLEDAQKYSDITEGVTGVSIKTTDVLNAQMIVREAGNTLQVKVYLKSWQQKFGFLYRDIQLVRTIMYLVMVLVISVACFNIVSTLMMAVKDRLSEIAILKTMGATDGLIRRTFVWQGVFSGITGSLAGSALGVLVSSNLTVLIKGLESLVGHQFLSGDIYFIDFLPSEIIWQDVALVSGTAVILSLFATLYPASRASQTNPAKVLSGK
- the lolD gene encoding lipoprotein-releasing ABC transporter ATP-binding protein LolD encodes the protein MSKLLLCDSVCKTYREGSVETEVLKGVSFALDAGELVSIVGSSGSGKSTLLHVLGALDDASEGEVSFQEQSLKKLSGNQQAKLRNQHIGFVYQFHHLLADFTAVENVAMPLMIGGSSPKQAKSKAESLLTKVGLAHRLAHRPAELSGGERQRVAIARALVNEPALVLADEPTGNLDHTTALAIYDLMRELNRESGTAFLVVTHDNELADKMDRKLHMQDGLLVHENEMRVAH
- the lolC gene encoding lipoprotein-releasing ABC transporter permease subunit LolC; this translates as MFHPISIYIGLRYLRGRSGDRFSRFVSFMSTAGITIGVLALITVTSVMNGFEGQLKGRILGVLPHAVISQDSGKAEKTDAPPEFLSQYSLSSKPSPIVRSEAVIQSPVQLSAGMLLGIDPALNDPIGKHLLGGKLEQLEQGEYRVFLGHTLARQLKSRVGDKVRIMVTGASRFTPLGRIPSQRNFTVAGVFNTGSDVDAQLMVANINDAGRLLRYSSDTITGWRLSFDDPFIVSEYASLSLPSGWKWSDWREQRGELFQAVKMEKNMMGLMLGLIVAVAAFNIISALIMVVMEKQAEVAILKTQGLSNFQVMTVFIVQGASSGIIGSLVGGLLGIALATNINGVLETFNLSLFAVGGELPVLINYSQVFTIIILAVALSIVATLYPSYRASSVKPAEALRYE